TCTTCTTCGCTTAAACTCGCACGGCCTATCAAGACCTAGGTATTGGGGTGATCCCTACCATCGCTGGCCATAATAGTAGCCAACCGCAGACTAACTCCATACTCCTAATGGCATTATGCATATCAACGCTCCCGAGAGCGACTGAAGGCTCCCGGCAGGCGGCGATTGGCGGGGCCTCAGACTGTCAGCTCACTGAGCGCTTTATCGATGATAGCCAGACCTTCTTCTAGCACTTCGTCCTCAATGGTGACTGGCATCAAGAAGCGAATTGAATTTCCATGCATGCCGCAAGCCAGCAGTATCAGACCATTTTCCTTGGCCTTGGCGGTGATCGCTGCGGCCAGATCGGCACGAGGTTCACGGCTGGCTTTGTCGGTCACCAACTCGAATGCGGCCATCGCGCCAACGCTCCGCGAGTTATCGACAAACTCGAACTTTTCCTGCCAGATCGCGAATCGCGTGGCGAGCTTGTCACCAAGACGATTAGCCGCGCCCAGGATGTCCTCAGTCTCGAAGATGTCCATCACTGCCAGCACCGCGGCGCAGGACACGGGGCTACCGGTGTAGGTACCACCGAGTGAATTCGGCCCCGAGCTGTCCATTAGTTTGTCAGTACCCACTATCGCAGAAATAGGCATGCCATCACCCATACTCTTGGCCATAGTCATCATATCGGGCTCGACGCCGCTGTGCTCAATCGCGAACATTTTGCCGCTGCGGCCAAAGCCACTCTGGACTTCATCAACAATCATTAGAATGCCGTGCTCATCGCAAATCTCACGAATGGCCTTGAGGAAGGCAGGCGAAGCAGCATAGAAACCACCCTCGCCCAGTATGGGCTCAATAAATATTGCAGCGGTGTTGGCAGGATCAGCGTCGGTACGCAGGGTCATTTGCAGCCCCCGCAATGCTTCTTCTTCACTCACCCCATGGTAGTCCACCGGATAAGGGGCGCGAAATACCGTGCCCGGCATGGGACCGAAATCACCCTGATAGGGCTTTACCTTGCCGTTCATCGCCATGGTCATAAAGGTACGGCCGTGATAGCCACCGTCAAAGCAAATAATATTAGTTCGACCGGTTGCCGCCCGGGCAATTTTCACCGCATTTTCCAACGCTTCAGCACCAGAGTTGGCCAGCATGACCTTGGCATGACCGCGCACTGGGCTGATTTCGCTCAGCTTCTGCGCCACTCTAACGTAGCCCTCATAGGGCATAACGGTCTGACAGGTGTGCATAAGCTGGTCAAGCTGGGCTTTTACCGCAGCAACCACCTTGGGATGGCGATGACCGACGTTTAATACGCCAATACCCCCAGCAAAGTCGATCATTCGCTTGCCATCTGCGTCCCAGACTTCGGCATTGCTCGCGTAAGCGGCAAATTGTTCATTGGGGCTGGCCGCGCCAGCGGCTACATAACGTTCTTTTAATGCTTGCAGTTCTGAATTATTCACGTTTTCGTTTCCATATATTGAAACTATTCGAGCGGGATCGAAGCCGATCCATCGGGGGATACGCCAGCCTAGCGCTGGACGCGGGTGACTCTAAACCAAACTTGTGTCTTAAAAAGACCGCAACAGTTAATATTCTGACAGACTGGCACAGAGCATGGCTCGCCAGAAGAAGGGGTTATCGCTAGTCGGCAATCGCCTTTTGAAAAGCTATGATAAACGAAGCGAAGCCGAAGAACAAAATTTTAGCCTATCAAAAATTATGTAACCATAAAAAAATTACAAGAAGAAAGGTAGCCTGAAAATGCTTACCAACTAAATGTAGACCCAGTATTTTACATTTACAAATATTATTCATTTTTCACTAAAAATAATAAAATCTAAAAATCAAATTCCTTCGTAAGACATGAGCTAATGAAAAAAATAATCAAGCTTACAAACCTACACGCCATCCGTCTGAAACCAAAGAATCCGGGGAGACATACCGACTTGCCAAGTATATTTTTAGCCAATGTATCTATGAATCTACGCAGTCTGGCCTTTTACTCACCGGCACTCTAAAATCAACTCACCCCCACCACAACGCGGCACGCCATTCCTCTATGCTTCCCTTGGTTTATCACCAAAACTACTCATGTGACTTTGCGGAAGATCATCGCTTTGTGATGAGCAAGTTCCGTCGTCTGTATGACACACTACTAAAACGCGGTTTGATTGACGCTAATCAAGCTAATGTCTTCACACCAGCCATGGGCAGCTTAGAAGACTATGCTATTGCACATAGCGCTAACTATTTACAAAATTTGCTGGGCAACCACATTTGCCCAAAGGAGTGGCGACGCGTCGGCTTGCCCTGGAGCCAAGGTCTCGTTGATCGAACCTTGACCGCGCCCAACGGCACATTGTTAACCGCACGTTTGGCATTGCAACATGGCATAGCCTGCCATTTAGCGGGTGGCACTCATCACGCTCATCGTGATTTTGGCAGCGGATTTTGCATGATCAACGATCTTGCTTACACGGCTCTTAAAATTCTTGAAACCAAGGAGCTTAGTCGTGTTCTCATATTCGATTGCGACGTGCATCAAGGTGATGGCAGCGCCACTATTCTTTCAGGCAAGCCCGGTGTGTTCACCTGCTCCATTCATTGTGAAAAGAATTTTCCATTTAGAAAAGCACAGAGTGATCTAGACGTAGGCTTAGCTTTTAATATGGAAGACGATGACTATATAGACATTGTAGATAGCACCCTGAAAAAGCTATTGCGTGAGTTTCAACCCGATCTTGTTCTTTACGACGCGGGCGTTGACGTTTGGGAACATGATGAGTTGGGCAAACTCAATATTAGCTGGAAAGGCATCGAAGACCGCGATCGCCTAGTGATTGAAACCTGCCTAAAGCAAGGCATTCCAATTGCTACCGTAATCGGTGGGGGCTACGACAAAGACCACGAGCGTCTGGCGCAGCGACACGCCATTGTGATTGAACAAGCGCATGCGCTTATTAATAAATAATCGACACAATATATTCAGTATTTATTTCAGCCTTCCATTAATAGAAGCTCGACGCCACCCCAGGGAAGGTGGGGCTTGCCCGCCACATATCACTTCACTAATTCCCGAGCCTCAGGCAAAGGTCCCAGCTGGGGCAGTTCCGCAACGAGTTGTTCTGTGCGCCGGTAAAGACGTGCAACTACTTGCCGCCACAGGAGGCAAGTAGCACCCCACATAAGATCAAACTTGTATTACGGTATTTCATTAAATATTCCAGCTGGATCAAGAGTAAAAAATTAAAACTGCGGCATGGTGAAAATCAGTTCCACATTGCGATCCTCCGGACGGCCTTCCCGCTGTCCACCTTGGGTACACAGCGCGTCTAGATTTGCCTCGCTAATGGCCGCCTGCACTGCGGCCGGATCGGTAAGATAAAGCGCGCAGCGGTCGTCCGCCGCCGCCAAACGTTGAGGATTTTCTAGACTGTGGCTTAACACCGGCCCGCGAATAGTGCCGCTGCCATCGCCATTATCAAATACTTCAATCAGGCGCTGCTGTTGGGGGTGATCGATAAGTGAGGCGGTTTCAATTTGCCAAAAACCACCGCAGTGTTGGCCGTGGCAATCACTCACCGGCGTCGAAATTTCGCCATTGCTACCTACTCCATCGTCCACCGCAAAAGCGCGAACACGATGCACATGAGTGTGGCCTGCCACCCAAGCAATCATATTGGGCCAAGATGCCAATTCCGCATTCAATTCAACAGCACTCACTTCTAGCGTTAGTAAGTCCGCAAACATCCCGTACTCGGCAAACGTTAGATCAGGATGATGAGAGAACACCATCACCAGCTGCTGCCTTGCATGGGCTGCAGCCAACTCAGTTTTTAACCAATCGAACTGCGCCCGGTCCAGACTGCCATCTGAGAGTGCAAAGGGGTTGCGCAACATAGCGGTGGGAACACGTGGGTCACGACCATCGATAATAGTGTTGAGAACAATCATGCGAAAACGCTGCTCGCCAGCGTCAAAGGCGTAGTAGCCATCGTTGCGATCATCTTCATCCTCGAGACGCGCGGCATCGACAAGGCCGAAGCCGTGACCAAGAGGTTGCGACGAAGACTTAAAAAATTCCTGAATAAAATCACGCTGGCCGAGCATATAACGACGACCGGTAAGCTGAGATACTTCGTTCAAGGGGACATCGGCGGCGACCGTGCCACGGATATAACCATCGTGATTACCAAATGCCACAAACCACGGCATGGCGATGGCCTGATTAATACAACCCTCGGCACCGTCGTCACAGCGCAAAACCTCTGGCAAGCCCGCCGAGCGCGTCACCGTTTGTCGAGCCGGATCAACGGAGCCGTCAGCAGCGCGGCCACTAATAGCTGCTTGCTGGGTATTTTGTGCTTGCAGCACTGTGCGCGTGGGTAAAAACTGATATGCCGGATCGTCAATATCCGGATCAATAGTTTGGGTATCAGCCGTGCCCCTACCGCTAAAGCGAGTACAGAACAGGTCGATCTGCTCGGCGGGAGCATCAGCGCCCAGGGCGAGTGTGCAGGCTTCTTCAAAGGCGCTCATCTGATCGACGCGGCCGTCAAGATTATCAATAAAGCGCCGGGTCTCTGCGACTGTCGTCAGATCCGCAGAATCACCGGTGACTATTGCGAATTCTGCTGGGTATTGGCTATGACAATTGTTCAGCGCCGAAATCAAATCGTTTAGTACTTCGTCTGAATATTCTTCCTGAAATCGCTGCGCGGACTCAAAGCTAGT
This portion of the Zhongshania sp. R06B22 genome encodes:
- the gabT gene encoding 4-aminobutyrate--2-oxoglutarate transaminase; this encodes MNNSELQALKERYVAAGAASPNEQFAAYASNAEVWDADGKRMIDFAGGIGVLNVGHRHPKVVAAVKAQLDQLMHTCQTVMPYEGYVRVAQKLSEISPVRGHAKVMLANSGAEALENAVKIARAATGRTNIICFDGGYHGRTFMTMAMNGKVKPYQGDFGPMPGTVFRAPYPVDYHGVSEEEALRGLQMTLRTDADPANTAAIFIEPILGEGGFYAASPAFLKAIREICDEHGILMIVDEVQSGFGRSGKMFAIEHSGVEPDMMTMAKSMGDGMPISAIVGTDKLMDSSGPNSLGGTYTGSPVSCAAVLAVMDIFETEDILGAANRLGDKLATRFAIWQEKFEFVDNSRSVGAMAAFELVTDKASREPRADLAAAITAKAKENGLILLACGMHGNSIRFLMPVTIEDEVLEEGLAIIDKALSELTV
- a CDS encoding histone deacetylase family protein, which produces MLPLVYHQNYSCDFAEDHRFVMSKFRRLYDTLLKRGLIDANQANVFTPAMGSLEDYAIAHSANYLQNLLGNHICPKEWRRVGLPWSQGLVDRTLTAPNGTLLTARLALQHGIACHLAGGTHHAHRDFGSGFCMINDLAYTALKILETKELSRVLIFDCDVHQGDGSATILSGKPGVFTCSIHCEKNFPFRKAQSDLDVGLAFNMEDDDYIDIVDSTLKKLLREFQPDLVLYDAGVDVWEHDELGKLNISWKGIEDRDRLVIETCLKQGIPIATVIGGGYDKDHERLAQRHAIVIEQAHALINK